In the Colletotrichum higginsianum IMI 349063 chromosome 7 map unlocalized unitig_7, whole genome shotgun sequence genome, one interval contains:
- a CDS encoding WLM domain-containing protein, whose translation MAEPHAVESDYDSSDEAITITLTHRNAPHTFKFPSDGTITHLSEDVEDTLSIPPSNQKFIVPKLGLLKPPFKDPDMSLAALQDKKIMLMGAEAKEVASMQAASEFAAKRNAARSAARRQNRSSRRRDQGRAQADSTYTFLSVRPLAGLPHPERSLALLERLKEDPGIRASMRKHKFSVGLLTEMEPLSNTQSTHEGTTRLLGLNRNGGEAIELRLRTDAHDGYRDYKTIRKTLCHELAHNVHGNHDRDFWDLCHQIEREVDAADWKHGGHTVGQQSSSYYAPGDEEEEGFEDHGAWEGGDFVVGGSAANATGLSRREILAKAAEERVKRMNMERRDGGKPDSGPSS comes from the coding sequence ATGGCCGAGCCACACGCCGTCGAGTCCGACTACGACTCCTCCGACGAAgccatcaccatcactcTCACCCATCGCAACGCCCCGCACACGTTCAAGTTCCCCTCGGACGGCACGATCACCCACCTCTCCGAGGACGTCGAAGACACCCTCTCCATCCCGCCGTCGAACCAGAAATTCATCGTCCCGAAGCTCGGCCTCCTCAAGCCCCCCTTCAAGGACCCGGACATGTCCCTCGCCGCGCTGCAGGACAAGAAGATTATGCTCATGGGCgccgaggcgaaggaggtcGCCTCCATGCAGGCCGCGTCCGAGTTCGCCGCGAAACGAAACGCCGCCCGCagcgcggcgcggcgccaGAACCGCTCCTCTCGAAGACGCGACCAGGGCCGTGCCCAGGCCGACAGCACCTACACCTTCCTCTCTGTCCGgcccctcgccggcctgccgCACCCGGAGCgctccctcgccctcctcgagagGCTCAAGGAGGATCCGGGCATCCGCGCCTCGATGCGCAAGCACAAGTTCAGCGTCGGCCTGCTGACCGAGATGGAGCCCCTATCCAACACGCAGTCCACCCATGAGGGCACCACGAGGCTTCTCGGTCTCAACCGCAACGGCGGGGAGGCCATCGAGCTGCGGCTCCGGACGGACGCGCACGATGGGTACCGCGACTACAAGACCATCCGTAAGACGCTGTGCCACGAGCTGGCGCACAACGTTCACGGCAACCATGACCGGGACTTTTGGGACCTGTGCCACCAGATTGAgcgcgaggtcgacgccgccgactggAAGCACGGCGGGCACACCGTTGGGCAGCAGTCGTCGTCATATTACGCGCCgggcgatgaagaagaggagggatTCGAAGACCACGGGGCGTGGGAGGGAGgcgacttcgtcgtcggcggcagcgctgCCAACGCCACGGGCCTCAGTCGCCGCGAGATCCTCGCCAAGGCTGCCGAGGAGAGGGTCAAGAGGATGAATATGGAAAGGCGGGACGGAGGGAAACCCGACTCTGGCCCATCATCCTGA
- a CDS encoding ER lumen protein-retaining receptor produces MLNLFRITGDLSHLASIGILLHKMVQMNSCSGISFKSQALYFLVYITRYLDLFSTSSLWNLVFKILFITSQGYIVYLMTTAYKPTNDPNQDTFRVQYLLGGAAVLAILFPYYYTFWEILWAFSIWLEAVAILPQLFMLQRTGEAETITTHYLFALGIYRALYIPNWIYRYFTEVNHKVDWIAITAGIVQTILYSDFFWIYYTKVMKGKKFKLPV; encoded by the exons ATGCTCAACCTTTTCCGCATCACCG GGGACTTGTCCCACCTTGCCAGTatcggcatcctcctccacaAGATGGTGCAGATGAAT AGCTGCTCTGGTATCTCGTTCAAGTCACAAGCCCTCTACTTCCTGGTCTACATCACCAGATATCTTG ATCTCTTCTCGACCTCAAGTCTCTGGAACCTCGTCTTCAAGATCCTCTTCATTACCTCTCAAGGCTACATCGTCTACCTCATGACAACGGCATACAAGCCGACCAACGATCCTAACCAGGACACCTTCCGCGTCCAGTACCTCCTCGGTGGAGCTGCCGTGCTGGCCATCCTCTTCCCATACTACTACACTTTCTGGGAGATTCTCTGGGCCTTCTCCATCTGGCTtgaggccgtcgccatcctgCCGCAGCTGTTCATGCTCCAGCGCACCGGTGAGGCCGAGACCATCACCACTCACTACCTCTTCGCCCTGGGCATCTACCGTGCCCTGTACATCCCCAACTGGATCTACCGCTACTTCACCGAGGTCAACCATAAAGTTGACTGGATCGCCATCACCGCGGGAATCGTTCAGACTATTCTCTACAGCGACTTCTTCTGGATCTACTACACCAAGGTGATGAAGGGCAAGAAGTTCAAGCTGCCCGTCTAA
- a CDS encoding Mannosylphosphate transferase, whose product MRFSLVLPLALLGLTSTVAAAPPQPPRDNNEDFSPALVKREDTKYFHEPCCGEELGHYDIRYFKEAVGYDDHRIVLRNLIRSYLTVTKKLKVETWLAHGTLLGWWWNGKIMPWDYDLDVQVSTATLYWMGQNLNRTEHDYDWTDKDGNAKTERYLLDVNPHGTDKDRGDGQNIIDARWINMANGAFIDITGLAERDPDNSPGVWSCKNYHRYRTTDLFPMRETEFEGVPATIPYSFERILSDEYGSKSLVTTEWLGHKWEPEQKEWIKVPESDDQKTQQ is encoded by the exons ATGCGCTTCAGTCTCGTTCTCCCGCTTGCTCTGCTGGGTCTCACATCCACAGTTGCCGCGGCGCCTCCTCAACCCCCCCGAGACAACAACGAGGACTTTTCGCCGGCGCTGGTCAAGCGTGAGGACACCAAGTACTTCCACGAGCCCTGCTGTGGAGAAGAGTTGGGGCACTACGACATTCGCTACTTCAAGGAAGCTGTAGGCTACGATGACCACCGAATCGTCTTGCGCAACCTCATCCGCTCTTACCTGACCGTCaccaagaagctcaaggtcgaGACGTGGCTCGCGCACGGCACTTTGCTGGGCTGGTGGTGGAACGGCAAGATCATGCCATGGGACTACGACCTTGATGTCCAGGTCTCGACGGCGACTCTGTACTGGATGGGCCAGAACCTCAACCGTACCGAGCACGACTACGACTGGaccgacaaggacggcaacgCTAAGACGGAGCGCTACCTCCTCGATGTCAACCCCCACGGCACCGACAAGgaccgcggcgacggccagaATATCATCGACGCCCGCTGGATCAACATGGCCAACGGCGCATTCATCGACATCACCGGACTCGCCGAGCGCGATCCCGACAACTCGCCGGGTGTCTGGAGTTGTAAGAACTACCACCGCTACCGAACCACCGACCTCTTCCCCATGCGTGAGACCGAGTTCGAGGGCGTCCCTGCCACCATCCCCTACAGCTTCGAGCGCATCCTGTCCGACGAGTACGGCAGCAAGAGCCTGGTGACCACCGAGTGGCTTGG ACACAAGTGGGAGCCCGAACAGAAGGAATGGATCAAAGTGCCCGAGTCTGACGACCAAAAGACGCAGCAGTAG